In one window of Pedosphaera parvula Ellin514 DNA:
- a CDS encoding beta strand repeat-containing protein — protein sequence MNKAQIIKRKIPVSLGCLATLFFVGAASAALTITTDNQNSASSFTPNWTVATDSLIAGASPSSSSGNLTLEAAGGSSKLTDGAIGPVGSGTGPFATCGNSGGAGATLVYTLPASAHGYNLTNVTVYSGWGDNGRDAQAYNVSYSTVANPTSFISLGYVNYNPSVGGGRPSANRVMLTDSLGAPIAANVAAIKFDFTAPTVENGYAGYAEITVQGTAAATVTALPIAISTSDQTPGAGNSPTFTIETDSLIAGQVPSTVGGGNFQQEFATGTPALTDGTFGTVDSAATYATGGASGGNSLIYTLTNSANGSDLTNIVVYSGWGNRNRDGQFYNVLYSTVSAPTTFIPLTSIFYNPPLADGTAPFAHRLAISTSTGAPLAQNVGALKFDFTPQAGSVDNGYSGYAEIIVEGINSAPPTAPPAPYLLTDAQPASAANMVGEQVIFTAAFSNSPAATFQWQKVVGAVTNDIPGATTTTLTLNNLQVADSGSYQLKAINATNNLGVSYSAARPLTVSSVPAPVNGVITKLAAQTGLGFGEFIPTWTVSTNNSLIAGQLPSSVGLGNFSMELDTRVVDSLTAGGNGSLSLMPGTTAPFTTTPNYVSCGINPAGQSITYTLPASATGYDLTNIMVFGGWADGGRNEQKYTVYYSTVAAPTSFNALATVDYNPADPANAQSATRVTLVPSGTAVAQNVAAVMFDFNMVGAPPKNNWEGYSQILLFGVPSAPKPILVQDVSPLNASDVVGSQLTMTATFNGATSYQWQKDGANIAGATLSTLTLNNLQLSSTATNGGYRLVASNVSGSSSSRACALTVIPVPAADANNVVLDVATQTSDAQAFGPTWTVASGSLIANAAPSDMGTGNFNDPDVNPASYYLAGGTPALTDGTYGSIDNSGAHPSFATCGPNAGQYVTYTFDTSVFTNGYTLTNITVGAGWNDGGRDQQAYTVYYATVANPLFVPLTSVNYNPANPGNTKSYSRVTLVSPTGLLASNVTAVLIDFTSPVGENAYSGYDEIAVYGVPSGAVPANAIATTTENQNTDTPTWTVETDSLIENQLPSSVGPGSFAGNFNNEPFTGGLPVLTDGTFGPFGLGNTNFATCGGGFGAGSSIIYGAATGWNLNKIVVYSGWGNFDRDGQFYDVSYSTLSAPGTFIPLVTVDYNPPNLGGPSVNRVAIARLDNSPLATQVAAVKFDFTRQNGSLDNGYSGYAEIVLQGVNLSAPTSPTVHSPYVANGNLILTGTGGTPNRPYTWLSTTNLSAPVVWTTNSTGVLSGTGSFSNAVPINAAQPASFFQLRMP from the coding sequence ATGAACAAAGCCCAAATCATCAAACGCAAAATTCCGGTGAGCCTTGGTTGCCTGGCTACGCTGTTCTTCGTCGGTGCTGCTTCTGCGGCATTGACCATCACTACGGACAATCAGAACAGCGCCAGCTCGTTTACTCCCAATTGGACCGTCGCCACTGATAGTCTAATTGCCGGGGCCTCTCCCAGCAGTTCTTCCGGTAACCTTACCCTGGAGGCAGCTGGCGGCAGTTCCAAATTAACTGATGGTGCCATTGGCCCGGTGGGTAGCGGCACGGGACCTTTTGCCACTTGCGGCAACAGTGGCGGGGCAGGTGCGACATTAGTTTACACTCTCCCGGCTTCCGCTCACGGATACAACCTCACCAATGTTACCGTCTACAGTGGGTGGGGTGATAATGGCCGCGACGCGCAGGCATATAATGTTTCTTATTCCACCGTGGCGAATCCCACCTCTTTTATTTCTTTGGGCTACGTCAATTACAATCCTTCGGTTGGCGGCGGCCGGCCATCAGCCAACCGTGTGATGTTGACAGACTCATTGGGCGCGCCAATCGCAGCGAACGTTGCGGCGATTAAATTCGACTTTACAGCTCCAACTGTCGAGAACGGTTATGCTGGTTATGCGGAAATCACGGTGCAGGGGACAGCGGCGGCCACAGTGACCGCACTGCCTATTGCGATTTCAACCAGTGATCAAACTCCTGGTGCCGGTAACAGCCCCACTTTCACCATTGAAACGGACAGTTTGATTGCCGGACAAGTTCCCAGCACTGTTGGTGGCGGCAATTTTCAGCAAGAGTTTGCAACCGGCACCCCGGCGCTGACGGACGGTACATTTGGAACTGTTGACTCCGCCGCCACCTATGCGACGGGCGGCGCTTCGGGGGGGAATTCTCTCATTTACACGCTCACCAATTCCGCGAACGGGAGTGATCTCACGAACATAGTTGTCTACAGCGGTTGGGGAAATCGCAATCGTGACGGTCAATTTTACAACGTCTTATACTCCACGGTGTCAGCCCCCACGACGTTCATTCCTCTGACAAGTATTTTTTATAATCCTCCGCTTGCCGATGGCACCGCCCCGTTCGCACATCGGTTAGCCATCAGTACTTCCACAGGCGCGCCGCTCGCCCAAAACGTTGGTGCCCTTAAATTCGATTTCACACCGCAAGCTGGCAGCGTGGATAACGGTTATTCCGGCTATGCTGAAATCATTGTGGAAGGGATCAATTCCGCGCCTCCAACCGCACCTCCTGCACCTTATTTGCTCACGGATGCCCAGCCTGCCAGCGCAGCAAATATGGTAGGCGAACAGGTGATTTTTACGGCGGCCTTCAGTAATTCCCCCGCCGCCACCTTTCAATGGCAGAAGGTCGTCGGCGCGGTGACCAACGACATTCCCGGAGCCACAACGACGACGCTAACACTCAATAACCTGCAGGTTGCAGACTCAGGTTCGTATCAGTTGAAGGCAATTAACGCGACCAACAACCTGGGAGTTTCCTATTCCGCCGCCAGGCCGCTAACGGTCAGCAGCGTGCCGGCACCGGTTAATGGTGTCATCACCAAACTGGCTGCCCAGACTGGCCTCGGTTTTGGTGAATTTATTCCCACCTGGACCGTGTCAACGAATAACAGTCTGATTGCGGGACAGTTACCCAGTAGTGTTGGCCTCGGCAATTTCAGCATGGAGCTTGATACTCGGGTTGTAGATTCTTTGACGGCTGGAGGCAATGGCTCACTTTCACTCATGCCCGGAACAACGGCACCTTTTACCACCACTCCCAATTATGTGTCGTGCGGTATCAATCCGGCAGGCCAGTCGATTACTTACACTCTACCTGCTTCGGCCACCGGCTATGACCTGACCAATATCATGGTTTTCGGCGGTTGGGCTGATGGGGGGCGCAATGAACAAAAATACACTGTTTATTACTCGACCGTGGCGGCACCGACATCTTTCAACGCGCTGGCAACCGTGGATTACAACCCGGCGGATCCTGCCAATGCACAGTCGGCCACTCGGGTGACACTGGTGCCTTCAGGGACAGCCGTGGCGCAAAACGTTGCGGCAGTGATGTTCGACTTTAATATGGTGGGTGCGCCACCTAAAAACAATTGGGAAGGTTACTCGCAGATTCTTTTGTTTGGTGTGCCTTCCGCGCCCAAGCCAATTCTGGTGCAGGATGTCTCGCCGCTCAACGCCTCGGATGTGGTAGGCAGCCAGCTTACCATGACGGCGACCTTCAACGGTGCAACGAGTTACCAGTGGCAAAAAGATGGTGCCAACATCGCCGGAGCCACGTTGTCGACTCTGACGTTGAATAATCTGCAACTCAGTTCCACCGCCACCAACGGCGGCTACCGTCTGGTGGCCTCCAATGTCTCGGGATCAAGTTCCAGCCGGGCTTGCGCGCTCACGGTTATTCCCGTACCGGCGGCCGATGCGAATAACGTTGTGCTGGACGTTGCCACCCAGACTTCTGACGCTCAAGCCTTCGGTCCCACGTGGACGGTCGCTTCAGGCAGTCTCATCGCCAACGCCGCTCCCAGCGATATGGGAACGGGAAACTTCAATGACCCGGATGTAAATCCCGCTTCCTACTACCTGGCAGGTGGTACTCCCGCACTTACGGATGGCACCTATGGTTCCATTGATAATTCAGGTGCTCATCCCAGTTTCGCCACCTGCGGGCCGAACGCTGGTCAGTATGTCACTTATACTTTCGATACCAGCGTCTTCACTAACGGGTACACACTCACCAACATCACTGTGGGGGCCGGATGGAATGATGGCGGACGTGATCAGCAGGCTTACACGGTTTACTACGCCACCGTGGCGAACCCTTTGTTTGTCCCCTTAACGAGCGTCAACTACAACCCTGCCAATCCTGGTAATACGAAATCGTACTCACGGGTGACCTTGGTCAGCCCTACGGGATTACTCGCGTCCAACGTAACCGCTGTGCTGATTGATTTCACCTCACCGGTCGGCGAGAACGCTTATTCAGGTTACGATGAAATTGCGGTTTATGGCGTTCCTTCTGGAGCTGTGCCGGCCAACGCCATCGCGACAACGACAGAGAATCAGAACACGGATACGCCCACGTGGACTGTCGAAACCGACAGCCTGATTGAAAACCAACTCCCGAGCAGCGTTGGGCCTGGCTCGTTCGCGGGCAATTTCAATAATGAACCCTTTACGGGTGGTCTGCCTGTTCTAACCGACGGCACCTTTGGTCCGTTTGGACTGGGTAACACCAACTTTGCCACGTGTGGTGGTGGCTTCGGAGCAGGGTCCTCCATTATCTATGGTGCGGCCACTGGTTGGAACTTGAACAAAATTGTAGTTTACAGTGGATGGGGCAATTTTGACCGCGACGGTCAGTTCTACGATGTGTCCTACTCCACACTGTCGGCCCCAGGCACATTCATCCCATTGGTAACGGTCGATTATAATCCGCCAAACCTTGGCGGACCTTCAGTCAACCGCGTCGCGATTGCTCGCTTGGACAACTCGCCGTTGGCCACACAGGTCGCCGCTGTAAAATTCGACTTCACCCGACAGAACGGCAGCTTGGACAACGGTTATTCCGGCTACGCTGAAATCGTATTGCAGGGAGTCAACCTGTCGGCGCCAACATCTCCGACGGTCCATTCACCATATGTCGCAAATGGTAATCTGATTCTGACGGGCACCGGCGGCACGCCGAACCGGCCCTACACCTGGCTCAGTACTACCAACCTTTCGGCCCCGGTTGTTTGGACGACGAACTCGACCGGTGTGCTGAGTGGCACTGGATCATTCTCGAATGCAGTGCCAATCAATGCCGCTCAGCCAGCCAGCTTTTTCCAGCTGCGCATGCCTTAA
- a CDS encoding glycoside hydrolase family 78 protein yields MNYSKHFVRTVLCAILFVTSVAGINAQAALPPVNLRCSNRVNPQGIGDVPPRLSWQLQRTGTARGEVQTAYEIQVGSSAGMTDLWNSGKVMSPATLDISYAGQPLTSGQQCYWQVRVYDGGNNVSAWSAPAQWSMGLLSQSDWTGQWVGFDAAYNPTPEQAANNALFNTSGLNWISYPGQTPQNGIYQSSLRKKVILPAGQNITNAIVALYADNSCDVFVNGQQMTNSAARWEATSRINVAPWLHAGTNVLALGATSGDAQESATVIGRLVVQFSSGSISNIPVDTSWKAAQWPTGSWTQTNYDDSAWITPTSGGTPWGTPSLNDLARVPASYLRKNFVVGQSIKRASIYVTALGAYELHINGQKVGNDVLTPGWTEFSKRVYYQTYDVTGMVQAGANSIGAILGDGWYASDVAFKGSRLNYGGTPRFLAQLILELADGSKQTVVSNGSWKASYGPIQFGDLLIGSGYDARQEVPGWDTTNFNDNAWSPVLTGLKATSGGYSNVTTIVRGLVTNNQLNFSVNNTTMGGDPAYGVVKILEINFTLGGTNQTLFFGENATVQIGGGGQTLTINQALYGNSAAFPGLGGLQVQAAVTEPSRCFETLAATNLTLPKPDCYTFDLGQNMVGWVRLNISGGVGDRITVRHGEMLNPDGSIYTANLRGAVATDFYTFGTNGTVVYEPRFTFHGFRYVEIRGLKVPPTLNSVTGIVVHSDMPRTGNFQCSNPQLNQLFSNIIWGQKGNYLETATDCPQRDERLGWTGDTEFFVPTAAYNFDVQSFFRRHLVTLCEDSQHSDGSFAVVAPDMGSGSGGTAWGDAGWICPYNMYRAYGDTNVISEHYAAMQRNGQFDAASASNYVISSLPGDFGDWLNLGGGASSAVMDTAYYAYYAQAMSEMAAAIGKTSDAATYAALHSNIVVAFAGFFNPDGSFKDGSDQTGYALAFTLGLVPDALRAQASQKFADTISEFGGHLATGFIGTPRLLPALHAADRDDLAYGLLLQTTYPSWLYQVNLGATTMWERWDGWTPGGGFQTVIMNSFNHYAFGAVGEYLYSVVGGIKPASPGYQTIRIQPVPRAGLTWANTSYNSTPGLISTAWTNVGGVFNLDMEIPPNTTAEIYLPTSNAGAITESGVLATTSPGVSYLGASNGFAIYAVGSGHYAWFSPLQIPVTPSVLVSTTNQTGNGSGTYIPPWTIVTNGSLIAGQRPSSMSGNFSMEIPGRSVFSLTTSHSLALTQIPGTSGYTTSTNYVTCGNGSGAGSLLVYSLTNSASGYDLTNITVYGGWADNGRDQQAYTISYSTVMAPTNFISLAVVNYNPQIASGIQSATRVVVTSSTGVLATNVAAVKFNFTTPGSENGYCGYAGITMFGTPTQVVVPPATNPTNLLFQVSANSLMLNWPSDHLGWRLQVQTNNLNVGIGTNWFDVAGATTTNQIFFPINPGNGGVFYRLLYP; encoded by the coding sequence ATGAATTACTCTAAACATTTTGTTCGGACAGTGCTATGTGCCATCCTGTTTGTAACCAGCGTGGCTGGCATAAACGCGCAGGCAGCGCTGCCACCAGTGAACTTGCGCTGCTCCAACCGGGTAAATCCGCAAGGCATCGGCGACGTCCCTCCCAGATTGTCCTGGCAACTTCAAAGAACCGGAACTGCGAGAGGAGAGGTGCAAACCGCATACGAAATTCAGGTTGGTTCGTCGGCGGGGATGACAGATTTATGGAATAGCGGGAAAGTAATGAGTCCGGCGACGCTGGATATCTCGTACGCGGGCCAGCCGTTGACCAGTGGGCAGCAATGTTACTGGCAGGTGCGGGTATATGACGGGGGGAACAATGTGTCAGCCTGGAGCGCGCCAGCGCAATGGTCCATGGGGCTGCTGTCGCAATCGGATTGGACGGGGCAGTGGGTGGGCTTCGATGCGGCATATAACCCGACGCCGGAACAGGCAGCAAACAACGCTTTGTTCAACACCTCGGGCTTGAACTGGATTAGTTACCCGGGACAAACGCCGCAGAACGGCATTTATCAATCTTCATTAAGGAAGAAAGTGATCCTGCCGGCGGGTCAGAATATTACCAACGCCATCGTGGCACTCTATGCGGATAATTCCTGTGACGTTTTTGTGAACGGACAGCAGATGACGAATTCGGCAGCACGCTGGGAAGCCACCTCCCGAATCAATGTAGCGCCCTGGCTGCACGCGGGTACCAATGTACTGGCGCTCGGAGCCACGAGCGGCGATGCCCAGGAGTCAGCCACTGTGATTGGCCGGTTGGTGGTCCAATTTTCCTCGGGCAGTATATCCAACATACCGGTGGACACTTCCTGGAAAGCGGCACAATGGCCGACGGGCAGTTGGACGCAGACCAATTATGATGATTCAGCGTGGATCACTCCCACCAGCGGCGGAACACCGTGGGGCACTCCGTCGCTGAATGACCTCGCGCGGGTTCCGGCCAGCTATTTGCGGAAAAATTTTGTGGTCGGGCAAAGCATCAAGCGGGCATCGATTTATGTGACCGCATTAGGTGCGTATGAATTGCATATCAATGGCCAGAAAGTCGGGAACGATGTGCTCACTCCCGGCTGGACCGAGTTCAGTAAACGAGTTTATTACCAAACGTATGACGTCACCGGTATGGTGCAGGCAGGTGCAAACAGCATCGGTGCCATCCTCGGGGACGGTTGGTATGCCAGCGATGTGGCCTTCAAGGGTTCGCGCCTTAACTATGGCGGCACACCGCGATTTTTGGCCCAGCTCATCCTGGAACTTGCGGATGGAAGCAAGCAGACAGTGGTCAGCAATGGTTCGTGGAAAGCCAGCTATGGTCCGATTCAATTTGGCGATTTGCTAATCGGATCGGGCTATGACGCCCGACAAGAAGTGCCTGGATGGGACACGACCAATTTTAATGACAACGCGTGGTCGCCGGTACTGACCGGCCTGAAGGCCACGAGCGGTGGTTACTCGAACGTGACGACCATCGTTCGGGGGCTCGTGACAAACAACCAACTCAATTTTTCGGTGAATAATACCACCATGGGCGGCGATCCTGCCTACGGCGTCGTTAAAATATTGGAAATCAATTTTACGCTCGGCGGTACGAACCAGACCTTATTCTTTGGGGAAAACGCCACGGTTCAAATTGGCGGTGGAGGCCAGACGTTGACCATCAATCAGGCGCTTTACGGTAATTCGGCCGCGTTTCCTGGTCTGGGTGGACTTCAAGTGCAAGCCGCGGTCACTGAACCCTCAAGGTGTTTCGAAACACTGGCAGCCACGAATCTCACTTTGCCGAAACCGGATTGTTATACCTTTGATCTCGGCCAGAACATGGTCGGTTGGGTGCGGTTGAATATTAGCGGCGGCGTTGGCGACCGCATCACAGTGCGGCACGGTGAAATGCTGAATCCCGATGGATCAATCTACACGGCAAATCTTCGTGGTGCGGTTGCGACCGACTTCTATACTTTCGGCACTAATGGCACGGTGGTTTACGAGCCACGTTTCACCTTCCACGGTTTTCGTTATGTTGAAATACGGGGACTCAAGGTGCCGCCCACACTGAATTCAGTGACAGGTATCGTAGTCCATTCGGACATGCCGCGGACTGGTAACTTCCAATGTTCAAATCCGCAGTTGAACCAGCTCTTCAGCAACATCATTTGGGGACAGAAAGGCAATTATCTTGAAACGGCTACGGACTGTCCACAGCGCGATGAACGTCTGGGCTGGACCGGGGACACGGAATTCTTCGTTCCAACTGCCGCTTACAATTTCGACGTCCAGTCCTTCTTCCGACGGCATCTGGTCACGCTATGCGAAGATTCTCAACATTCTGATGGTTCCTTTGCCGTGGTTGCGCCTGATATGGGATCGGGCAGCGGCGGGACCGCCTGGGGTGATGCCGGGTGGATCTGCCCCTACAATATGTATCGAGCCTATGGCGATACCAATGTCATCAGCGAGCATTACGCCGCCATGCAGCGCAACGGACAATTCGATGCTGCCAGTGCGTCAAACTACGTGATTTCAAGTCTGCCCGGGGATTTTGGCGATTGGCTCAACTTGGGAGGAGGAGCTTCCTCAGCGGTGATGGACACTGCCTATTACGCTTATTATGCGCAAGCAATGTCGGAGATGGCTGCCGCCATAGGTAAGACTTCAGATGCCGCCACCTACGCCGCCTTACACAGCAACATCGTCGTCGCCTTCGCCGGTTTCTTCAATCCCGATGGCTCGTTCAAGGACGGCAGTGATCAAACCGGTTACGCGCTGGCGTTCACGCTGGGCTTGGTTCCTGACGCACTGCGTGCCCAGGCTTCGCAAAAGTTCGCCGACACCATCTCCGAGTTTGGTGGTCACCTGGCGACTGGCTTCATCGGCACACCACGCCTGTTGCCCGCATTGCATGCCGCTGATCGCGACGATCTGGCCTATGGACTGTTGCTTCAGACCACCTATCCATCCTGGCTTTACCAAGTGAATCTCGGAGCCACAACCATGTGGGAACGTTGGGACGGGTGGACGCCTGGCGGCGGATTTCAGACGGTCATCATGAACTCCTTCAATCACTATGCTTTTGGTGCCGTGGGCGAATACTTATATAGTGTTGTTGGCGGTATCAAACCAGCGAGCCCGGGTTATCAGACGATTCGCATCCAGCCGGTTCCCCGCGCCGGATTGACCTGGGCCAATACCAGCTACAATTCAACGCCCGGGCTGATCTCTACTGCCTGGACCAATGTCGGAGGCGTGTTCAATTTGGATATGGAGATTCCGCCAAATACGACCGCCGAAATTTATTTGCCAACCTCAAATGCCGGTGCCATCACGGAAAGCGGCGTCCTGGCGACCACTTCACCCGGTGTGAGTTATCTTGGCGCTTCCAATGGCTTCGCCATTTACGCTGTTGGTTCCGGCCACTATGCCTGGTTTTCACCGCTTCAAATTCCTGTGACGCCGAGCGTCCTCGTTTCTACAACCAACCAGACTGGGAACGGCAGTGGTACCTATATCCCGCCATGGACCATTGTGACCAACGGCAGCTTGATCGCCGGTCAACGTCCGAGCAGCATGAGTGGCAATTTCAGCATGGAAATTCCCGGTCGGAGCGTTTTTTCACTGACGACCAGCCACAGTCTCGCGCTCACCCAGATACCCGGAACTTCGGGATATACCACCAGCACGAACTATGTAACCTGCGGCAACGGTAGCGGGGCGGGTTCGCTGTTGGTTTATTCGCTCACCAATTCTGCCAGCGGTTACGACCTGACTAACATCACGGTTTACGGCGGTTGGGCTGACAATGGCCGGGATCAACAGGCCTACACTATTTCTTACTCCACAGTCATGGCCCCCACGAATTTCATTTCATTGGCGGTCGTAAACTATAATCCCCAGATTGCCAGCGGCATTCAGTCCGCCACGCGAGTAGTGGTGACCTCTTCAACGGGTGTGTTGGCGACCAACGTGGCGGCCGTGAAGTTTAACTTTACCACTCCGGGGTCCGAGAACGGTTATTGTGGCTATGCGGGAATAACCATGTTTGGAACTCCCACTCAAGTCGTGGTTCCACCCGCGACCAATCCAACCAATCTCCTGTTTCAAGTATCAGCCAACAGTTTGATGCTTAACTGGCCCAGCGACCACCTCGGTTGGCGGTTGCAAGTGCAGACCAATAACTTGAATGTCGGGATCGGCACTAATTGGTTTGATGTCGCTGGAGCAACGACCACCAACCAAATTTTCTTTCCCATCAACCCGGGCAATGGTGGCGTCTTTTATCGATTGTTATATCCTTAG
- a CDS encoding prepilin-type N-terminal cleavage/methylation domain-containing protein codes for MKKAANIEKATDRKGSQRSAAFTLIELLVVIAIIAILAALLLPALSKAKDRATGISCLNNLKQLTLAAHIYASDNQDAIIPNLVNNNSAWVGGDVSYLPGATNVADIRAALLFPYSKSEGIYHCPADKFSVQGSSGFRARSYSLNGMMGDNGGANGVHPNIQECRKLSEIKNPGPSMASFFFDEQSDPRNPALSSIDDGYYAIESTSPRTSGNWRNLPASRHGNAGLISYADGHAQRMKWLEGTTQGLKGNSRSGPVAAHTKANDRDLQQLFNTTYPPELW; via the coding sequence ATGAAGAAAGCAGCGAACATTGAGAAAGCGACTGATCGAAAGGGCAGCCAAAGAAGTGCGGCCTTTACGCTGATTGAGCTGTTGGTGGTGATTGCCATAATTGCAATTCTGGCAGCATTGTTACTTCCAGCTTTATCGAAGGCTAAGGATCGTGCAACAGGCATCAGTTGCCTCAACAATCTCAAGCAGCTCACGCTGGCGGCCCATATTTATGCAAGCGATAATCAAGACGCCATCATTCCAAATTTGGTCAATAATAACAGTGCCTGGGTCGGGGGGGATGTCAGTTACCTGCCCGGAGCTACCAACGTTGCGGATATTCGGGCGGCCCTGCTTTTTCCTTACAGCAAATCTGAAGGCATTTACCACTGTCCGGCGGACAAGTTTAGTGTCCAAGGGAGCAGCGGATTTCGGGCGCGCAGCTATTCATTAAATGGCATGATGGGAGATAATGGCGGAGCGAATGGCGTCCATCCGAACATTCAGGAATGCCGCAAGTTGTCCGAGATTAAAAATCCCGGTCCTTCGATGGCTTCGTTTTTCTTTGACGAACAATCTGATCCCCGCAACCCCGCCTTGTCCAGCATTGATGATGGGTATTATGCCATTGAATCAACCAGTCCGAGGACATCGGGCAACTGGCGCAATTTGCCGGCAAGTCGTCACGGTAACGCCGGCCTGATCTCATATGCGGATGGCCATGCTCAAAGGATGAAGTGGCTCGAAGGTACGACTCAAGGGTTAAAAGGAAACTCGCGGAGCGGGCCGGTCGCCGCACACACGAAGGCAAATGACCGGGATCTGCAACAACTTTTTAATACCACCTATCCTCCAGAACTCTGGTAA